Genomic window (Bombus pascuorum chromosome 8, iyBomPasc1.1, whole genome shotgun sequence):
tatttgatattatgaTACCATTATTTAATCAATGTTTACAGAAAAAAATCGTATGTACGAAATGTCATCATTCGACGAAAAACAAGCTACGACACTTTTAAAAGAAAGACCAttagaatttgtaaattataataaacatcAACTATCTAGAGTGTACCCGGCAGGTACGCGTTTTGACTCTAGTAATTTTATGCCTCAAGTGTTTTGGAATGCGGGTTGTCAGCTGGTTGCATTAAATTATCAGACACTTGGTATGTTTGTATTTTGAATAAACTTAATATTAATCACGGATTGCGTGTAGACTAATTTGCACCATTTCGTGTATTAGATCTTGCAATGCAATTAAACTTGGgaatttttgaatataatcAACGTTGCGGGTATCTTCTGAAGCCAGAATTTATGAGACGAAAAGATCAACGATTGGATCCTTTCGCGGAATCAACTGTAGATGGTATTATAGCAGGAACAGTTCATATACACGTAATATCGGCTCAGTTCTTAACAGACAAAAGAGTGGGTACTTACGTGGAAGTAGATATGTATGGTTTACCAGCAGACACAGTGAGAAAGAGATTTCGTACGAAAATTGTTCCAAACAATGGAATTAACCCTGTGTACGACGAGGAAcctttcatatttaaaaaggtaaaaatgaatatttctatataactgatattataaatacaagatttgatttatctgtttattaggttgtcctgCCTGAACTTGCTTCAATTAGAATAGCTGCGTACGAGGAATCAGGTCGTTTAATTGGTCACAGAGTATTACCTGTAGTTGGGTTATGTCCGGGCTACCGACATGTTGCTCTTAGAACAGAATGTGGTCAACCATTACCATtagcaaatttatttttacacgtaATTGTGAAGGATTACGTACCAGATGGGCTGAGTGAGCTTGCTGAAGCTTTGGCAAATCCAATTAAATATCAGagtgaaacagaaaaaagggaaaagcaATTATCAGTTCTTACAGATTGTGCAGAAGATCTGGAGGAAATTGATGTAAGGTTTGAAActttaagaatttatttattactaacTTACTAATATACTAACAAATGCATACTAACATTTTCTAGGATAAGCCTAAAGTTGGTGAAGGAGCAACTTCTTCTAAACCAGCTGTAAGTTCGTCGGTCAAAAAATTTCGATCAATATATgtaaatcaatttattattatgtttgttCTAATGTTTTGTTTTAGGAGGAAATCGTTAAGACAAAAAGATTACAATCTGTCGGTGAATTACCAACACTTGTTCCGACATCTACGAATGTTCATGGTAGACCATCTGTTGCTGGTATAAACACGTCTGATTCACAAGATAATGAACATGGAACGTCGACACCTATGGTTCAAGCCGTTGATGCTTCTACAAATAAAAGTCCAGTTAATGTCAGCGGCAGTAAGTATCGATTACCTATCACATTCTATTTAGAAGATATAAACAATTGTTTTATGATACAGTGAGTGATGAAATAGTGGCTGAAtcgttagaaaaattaatggaGAACAAACTCgttcgagagaaaaaaatggagCTTGAGAAAAAACTCGAATCATTACGGAAAAAGCatgagaaggaaaaattaagaatGCAAACGCAAAAAGGGTCTATTGATGGTGAAAAGCACAAATCGAAATTTTATGTCAGCCATAAATTAGTGAAACGGTTGTCGAGTAGGAACATGTGAgttaatgatttttattcaagCAACTCCGTTTATGtataaacattattatatatttttatatttttttatagtttttcaAGCGAAGTAGGGTTGAGCACGTTAGCTTTAGCAGAAACATCAGAATGCCCAGACATAGAAAATCGCGAAGGAAATGGTGGAGCTCCAAAGGGACTTCCCAGAAGTCAGAGCGAACGTTTGCTGGCCGTATGTAAAGCTCATGTGCAACAAGAACGGGAACTTCAAGAAAAGTATTATGAAAGCCTGTTTTCAACAGTAGAGAAAGTAATGAAAACCTCTCAATCTAATCAATTAAAAACATTGAGAGTACTTTTGGAACGAGAAACCGCCGATGTTATGAGAAAGCTTCAAGCCACGAGGCATGGAGAAgtatgtttttttatattgtcctataatatatatgatatataaaatataatgcataaaatgtatttcttaatGTACGTATCAGATATTGTAGCAACCGTTTGTATTTAATCGTAGGTGAAACAGCTAGCAAAAGTACATAAAGATAAAGCCGAGCTAGATCGTATGAAGAGGGAAGTTGCAAAGTCCACGGTTGAAAAGGGCGTGAATGAATGTACACGGTTAACGAAAATTTATGAGAAAAAGAAGGCAGAGCTGGAACGACAGCACGAACAAGTTCGACAAAGACTAGAAGCAGAAAGGACAAAGGTAAAAATTCATGACATTGTGTTTAGTTTAGGATTATCAATTTGTGTAATATGATGGTAACGATATAAGATGTATGTTTCCTTATATTCAGATCAAAGCATCTCTAATGGCAGAGTATAGCAGTCGATGTAGTAAATTCGAGAGTGGGGAGCTACCTTTGTCACCATCCGGCGGAACTAGTATGCCGGAATCTCTTAGTGGGAATACGTATTGATTGACTAAAATgatcgataatttaatatcgatgTCTCGTAATGACATGGTTGGAATATTCTCAAATCCATGGCAGTAAAATGCTTTTGCTGAAAGCGTGTATCTATTTGGGATGTTGATAGTAACAGATTGTGCGTTGCTCATCCCAAACAAAAAGGGGTCGCAGCGGCGGTGTAATGATAGAAAATTCGTGAAGTCTACGCAGTTACCTGTGTTttgctaaaataattttattcatttccaAAAATCTCTTTTGCAAAACGTGCAGCATTTATAAGGTGATATATGATTTCGATGAGCAGAACGCCATCAGATTAGAAGGtaattgttatataatgttttgtCCACAAAGCATTTTATAAACGTCTTACGTACGAGGAATGTCTTTTGAAAAGATTTAATGATCTGATAAGCAACATTTTAACCAATTGCTACGGATAAATGCATTCAAACACGTGAATCTCGTCGCATATGAGTTATTATGAAAGGTTCGGCGTTGAATAACGCGTTAAgactattttctatttactcAAAGTTCTTTGAAAGATTAGTAATATATATCGATCGATTGTTTAATCGATTGATTCTCTGCGCATGCGGGAACGCCATTTTGATCTCAACACGGAAAGTAGCATTGACCATTGCGTTCGCAAGGATAGGAagtttatcttttcttttcttttgttttctttttttattcgatgTTACTTACGCATAGTATTAAACGCACTATTCTCTTTATATAAAAGATCATTGTTGTCAGTGCCGagattttgttccattttaaaaGCCAATGAAATTTCGGAAGGTAAGAGCGAAGAATATGACTATGTGAGAGAGGTACACGATTCTAAATAAGAATAATGTTTCTAAGTGCTACTATTTAACttgttattatatgtataagatgttatttaattaacaagtCGATGTTAAATCGCGTTCCAGGATACTCGGGTTGTTTGTAATACGAAAAAACATTACTGATCGGTGCGTTGGTCGGACTTTGCCGAATTCAAAATGTGACGATAAAGGAAGTACGTTAGTGAGAGTGAAATCTCTTTGGCCTAGAGGTAAGGAACGCGATAAAGTTTACGATTCGGATGGGCGTGTGCGtgatttgatatatttttgactGAAAGTACTCCGTATAAAGACATTTTTTGAATAGTTCGTATTGTGAATGATAAAGAGATCGTATTGTATAAAGAAAGCAAAtctagaaaaaacaaaaaaaaaaaaaaatcaaagaagaaaaaagaaactaaatatTAATGGAAACGTTTCTAGCGTTTTTGTACCGCGCGATTTCATGCTGCAGCCATTTTGAGGCCGGAGCGAAACGATTGGGGCGAGCCTCTTTTAGGAAGACAATCAAAAATGTTACGCTGTAACATTGTCCTTGTTGTTTctaattatacgatattttaagtaattcGATATTACacatacgtattatatatatatatatacacatatatcttaatatatatatatatgtatattatacatacatacatatgtgcatacatatgtacatatatatgtatattcttaaCAGTTATTACAAATTTGGGCTTAAACGCCACACACTTATGCATTGTAAATCTTTCTCGTGTGATTcatcgtattaatttatttcgtaatcGTCATTTCGGTACGTCGGAAGTATCGAGAATCGCGAGCTTTTACAAAATGTCGTTTTATTAATGATTCGTGCTTATGACCGATATACCATTGCATATTATAATATGCAacatgtgtgtatatatatatacacacacatacacacacgcacacacacatgCACGTACGcacgcacacgcacacacacgcgcgcgcgcgcacacgcacacacacacacacacacagaggCATGCACGCACACAACATTCGTATACATTCATGTGCACAAACAAAGCGTAATAGTGATCAATgcgaataaaaaggaaaggagTACCTTTGCAATTATAATACTGTCGTCGTTTATGTTGCGCCGACGAGTTACGAACGGATCAATCCCTTCGATTTGGAGACTGAACTTGATTCTGAATCGTTGATAAACTATTGTCTGTTCTTGATTATTTTGCCACcgtcgatttatttatttaacggGGCCTCttttatattacgatatacgaaGTTCCGTGTGTCTTGCGAAAATTTCAATCTGCACAATGAACGTTCGCGTAACTTGTTAGTGTTTAGGCTCGCTTCATTTTGACCATTTTTGCGAGATATCGCGAAAAGGGGGTCAACGTTCTCCGTGTTGCGCAGTTCTACGCTCCAATTGTACATGTTAGTTCTGCGTAAACTTATATATTTAGGGTTACTCCGTTTTTCCAAAGATCATTTgattcaacaatttttatgaaattttcttttatcgtatttatgATTTGGACGATTTTACAATGAGTCAATGCAACCAACGATGTATGAATTGAGTATACACTGTTTTCTCGAGGCATAGAATTTTTCTGGTAGTAGATATGCGAACGACTCGTACGGTTTAGTTAGTCGACTGAAGTAGAATATGCGCTCGATAACGGAAAGATATGACGATAGATATGACGATAGCGAAAATTGCAAGTTCTATGAGAAACACAGTGAGAATGTCTCCTAAACCTCTCGCAATGTTATAGTAACTGGCTGTTTAATTCATGTGCAAAACACTGTATTTTTGTTAGTATAAGATGGGTATTATCGTATGTTACGTATCCGGCAGAAAGGGATCAGTTTAGCGTTAGGTAATTTAGCGTGTCCGCTTAAACATAGTTGTAGATTTCCATCCGGATGAAACGGTCGTACACGTCGAGTTACCATTTCCTTAAGTTTATGTCGATTTATCGTGATTGCATTTCTCAACGAGTTACCATCTTCCACAAGagcagaaggaaaagaaaaatgttatacgttgcgGTGGACTCGATTGGTGAGAATATTTAAGTCGGGAGGAAATCAGTGATAATCTATTAAAAGATGAGATAATGTAAGTGTAAGCgggtataatttaattaagtaGCGGTAGCCATTGGACTACCTGTAGCGTTCTAACGCGAGAGAAATCAATAGTACATTATGCTAAGTCGTACAAGATTATCggaagtttatatatatattataatatgtatacatatatatgtaatgttCGTATACACATTATACGTGTGTCGATGTCTTTCTGATCGTTTAGTCGCAACGATGCACGCCTCTCGCATCGCTGATCCTTGCGATACCAAACGGGTTCAACGGGGTGAGGAAGGAAGTTGGGGTACCAGAAGATTTTCACGATTCGATGCAAAGCACAATGTTCGATAGATTTCCAAGAACCGTACAGGTATCGCGGCGATGCGTGGGCGTAAATTTCTCCAAACGCTTGTATAGACGAGAGCGAAACGTTTTACGAATAATCGAACTGCGAAGAGAATTAGTTCCTCGATTAACCAGGTTACGCGTGTTGCGGCGATATCGAGCTGCGTCGAATACGTTTCGATTGTTCGTATCTATAGTTTTGCCGCAAACATTTTGGTCTCGCGAGCCGGTGTGCAAAAATCCtccgagaaaatcgagtcAGGTTCGGCTCGCGCAATGCattttctttgaatatttttttttctccgcGCGCCATATCATAAAGATATCGCGTAATTCAATTGGGACGATCATCGTTTCGTCCTTTTCCTATATTTCTGTAATATGCATAATGCGTACGCGAGCGCCATTGGAACGTCTTCGAGAAACAGTTCGTCTGAATGTATTTGCTATCTGTGCCAGCGTATACGCGCtcgtatattatgtatattacatacGTACCTAATGTATAAGTATAAGAAAGAACTAGGCTACAAGGACAGATATTATATTCATGTTGATATATTATGTGTTGTTGCTGTTGATGTTGTTAATAGTAGAGTAGCGAAAAGGTGGCAGTACTAGTATAGTCGTTGTTCATATAAAGTTAATGCGAGGCTAGTTTTGTGTTACTTGTATACGATACATCGTCGCGTAATCCGtacgaagaaaaatcgcgACACTCGCTATATCGTATCGGCTGCCGAATCGCGAAGCTTGccaaaattgaaatatgttttCCGACGGAACGAACGATCGCGGCTGATCGAACGGCGGCGATTCGTGCGAATTGCGCGCACATTTTATCGGCGTATCGATTAAAAGAGACGCGACAAAAGGTGTACAGATCGTACGTACACATTGCAATGGTATGTTGTAAGGAATTTTGAAACGGCCTATCGACGATCATGACGGTTTGGAATGTTGGTcacgttttttttttgaaatatcatGCGTGGAATTTTTGAAAGGACGTTTAGTCTTTTCTTCCAGGAGTTTCGTTAATTACGTATGCCCAGGAGAATGTCTCGCTCGAACAAGCGTCAACCAAAATTTGATCGTGATTATTATATGGTCTCGCGTTACAATTTCCACCTCGCGCAATCTTTTTCTATGATACCGTACAATTATCCGGCTCTCGTATAACAAGGATCTCTTGTGAAACAACGATTCTTCGTACCTGACTCGATTCGTCTGTCGGTCCAACGTTTTCCGTGAGCTTATTCTACAGAACCGCGAAGCGCGACAAAAAGCGAGCAGAGAAACAAGCACGCGAGAACGGGACACGCTTTCTTATCGCATTCAAATGCCAAACTCTGCAAACAAGCCGTTGTTTTCCGATCGTCAAGTCTGTCAATTCTTTGATGCTTCGAATGTTCTTCGATGTTCGGTGTGATTTTTCATTCTATCGACTGGTTCGTTCTTTTTGCGATCTTCTAAATAGTTGTTTTTCTCGCATTGTCTCTCGATTATCGAGCAGAGTGTTCTTATTGTTATACATGTAGTTCTTTAGCTTTGTCGAACATGTATCGTCATGATTATTCTTGCCTTCCACTTTAAACGACTCTCCATAGTTTGATGCGGGGACACGAAGCAACGCAATTTCCACGGCATCGTATCATAAGCGTTTGtgcctttctttctttgaaaCAGGCTGGTTGGTTcgtcgatattttcttctcactTACTTGGAAAGCTATTTGAGCTAAATTTATTGTTCCCTATGTATCGCGTAAGAAACAGCGGTATCGATCGTCGCGGAATATTTACAGACGATTAGTAACGCTCGATCCGTTTGCGATGTGGAGACGCGTAATATAACCGCGTTCTTCTTCCGCAAATTAGAACGACAGGTCGTGTGTCGCGCGTAGTTTGTTTTCTCTTGGGGTTGCTTCCACGCCGCAACGGGCACGGTCGATTTCTTTCGTCGGCCGTCACGCAACACACCGAGAAAATGAAGGGTTTCGCCGTTTGGTCGCGTCCACGAGCTACCACTCGGCTCCCTCGTCTCGTCCCTGGTTATTGTTAATTGCCCGTACAAAACCGTGCGTACCTATTAACCGTAAATTACGAGTCGCTTCCACATTAGACCGGCCAGGGGAGAATTATTCGTTGTAACGTTCTCAAGATCTTGTTccgatacatattttaaactaCTTTATACCGTCGCCGCGCGCCAATTGATTTAAcgcggtaatttaattttctgcaAAAAGTTACTTTTTCGTGGTACGCGTGTTACGCGTACAAACACGCAGCTGTTACGGTCAGACAATAATTTCGCTTCCCTAACTTCCGCAAAAAGGCAGGAGTTTCGAGAAGCAACTTGGGTCGGCGTTTTCGGTTCGGTTTTCCACTTCAACGTAGAATCTCATTTCTAAGATCTTTGAACACAAAAGCATTCGATTATTCGATAAT
Coding sequences:
- the LOC132910038 gene encoding 1-phosphatidylinositol 4,5-bisphosphate phosphodiesterase classes I and II isoform X1; translation: MTGGGAWTCSEHLRYDARKNVLLDQYPSGRMAGNKTTGSVLQFRPIEVSQQLQDGEKFIKWDEDSGIVTPVTLKVDKFGFYLHWVDQHNEMDMLDIAVIRDTRTGKHAKVPKDAKLKHLVTMGSQDSLEEKTVTICYGSDFVNMNFINFCTTRAEVAQHWTEQIFQLAYNLSLLNISTTMFLQKAHTKLTLGADKSEKIPVKNIIRMFTQNKEDRKRVEKALDISGFPSGKNDVISLQKFQFEDFFNFYKSLTQRSDVEKVFERIVGNNKRRLMSITQFVDFLNKTQRDPRLNEILYPYANEARAKDIISQYEPNKCNANRGQLSFDGFLRYLMSEDNPIVALSKLELSDDMDQPLAHYFINSSHNTYLTGHQLTGKSSVEIYRQCLLAGCRCVELDFWNGKFDEPVIVHGYTFVPEISARDVIEAIAESAFKTSEYPVILSFENHCNPRQQAKIAQYCRELFGEMLLDSPLESHKLEPGQELPPPSLLKRKIIIKNKKKHHHKKKEHKKKEPTPITESEEGIQENEDNGVTNQVAEGENGTSPDIVPQAETTDNDQQIGNGDISHPPMLQQRQSSKDSTQDDEDEEEESSTEEDESNVEDIKCDKVPAPDKVASSAKETEAGAEISALVNYVQPVHFNSFESAEKKNRMYEMSSFDEKQATTLLKERPLEFVNYNKHQLSRVYPAGTRFDSSNFMPQVFWNAGCQLVALNYQTLDLAMQLNLGIFEYNQRCGYLLKPEFMRRKDQRLDPFAESTVDGIIAGTVHIHVISAQFLTDKRVGTYVEVDMYGLPADTVRKRFRTKIVPNNGINPVYDEEPFIFKKVVLPELASIRIAAYEESGRLIGHRVLPVVGLCPGYRHVALRTECGQPLPLANLFLHVIVKDYVPDGLSELAEALANPIKYQSETEKREKQLSVLTDCAEDLEEIDDKPKVGEGATSSKPAEEIVKTKRLQSVGELPTLVPTSTNVHGRPSVAGINTSDSQDNEHGTSTPMVQAVDASTNKSPVNVSGMSDEIVAESLEKLMENKLVREKKMELEKKLESLRKKHEKEKLRMQTQKGSIDGEKHKSKFYVSHKLVKRLSSRNIFSSEVGLSTLALAETSECPDIENREGNGGAPKGLPRSQSERLLAVCKAHVQQERELQEKYYESLFSTVEKVMKTSQSNQLKTLRVLLERETADVMRKLQATRHGEVKQLAKVHKDKAELDRMKREVAKSTVEKGVNECTRLTKIYEKKKAELERQHEQVRQRLEAERTKIKASLMAEYSSRCSKFESGELPLSPSGGTSMPESLSGNTY
- the LOC132910038 gene encoding 1-phosphatidylinositol 4,5-bisphosphate phosphodiesterase classes I and II isoform X2 is translated as MAGNKTTGSVLQFRPIEVSQQLQDGEKFIKWDEDSGIVTPVTLKVDKFGFYLHWVDQHNEMDMLDIAVIRDTRTGKHAKVPKDAKLKHLVTMGSQDSLEEKTVTICYGSDFVNMNFINFCTTRAEVAQHWTEQIFQLAYNLSLLNISTTMFLQKAHTKLTLGADKSEKIPVKNIIRMFTQNKEDRKRVEKALDISGFPSGKNDVISLQKFQFEDFFNFYKSLTQRSDVEKVFERIVGNNKRRLMSITQFVDFLNKTQRDPRLNEILYPYANEARAKDIISQYEPNKCNANRGQLSFDGFLRYLMSEDNPIVALSKLELSDDMDQPLAHYFINSSHNTYLTGHQLTGKSSVEIYRQCLLAGCRCVELDFWNGKFDEPVIVHGYTFVPEISARDVIEAIAESAFKTSEYPVILSFENHCNPRQQAKIAQYCRELFGEMLLDSPLESHKLEPGQELPPPSLLKRKIIIKNKKKHHHKKKEHKKKEPTPITESEEGIQENEDNGVTNQVAEGENGTSPDIVPQAETTDNDQQIGNGDISHPPMLQQRQSSKDSTQDDEDEEEESSTEEDESNVEDIKCDKVPAPDKVASSAKETEAGAEISALVNYVQPVHFNSFESAEKKNRMYEMSSFDEKQATTLLKERPLEFVNYNKHQLSRVYPAGTRFDSSNFMPQVFWNAGCQLVALNYQTLDLAMQLNLGIFEYNQRCGYLLKPEFMRRKDQRLDPFAESTVDGIIAGTVHIHVISAQFLTDKRVGTYVEVDMYGLPADTVRKRFRTKIVPNNGINPVYDEEPFIFKKVVLPELASIRIAAYEESGRLIGHRVLPVVGLCPGYRHVALRTECGQPLPLANLFLHVIVKDYVPDGLSELAEALANPIKYQSETEKREKQLSVLTDCAEDLEEIDDKPKVGEGATSSKPAEEIVKTKRLQSVGELPTLVPTSTNVHGRPSVAGINTSDSQDNEHGTSTPMVQAVDASTNKSPVNVSGMSDEIVAESLEKLMENKLVREKKMELEKKLESLRKKHEKEKLRMQTQKGSIDGEKHKSKFYVSHKLVKRLSSRNIFSSEVGLSTLALAETSECPDIENREGNGGAPKGLPRSQSERLLAVCKAHVQQERELQEKYYESLFSTVEKVMKTSQSNQLKTLRVLLERETADVMRKLQATRHGEVKQLAKVHKDKAELDRMKREVAKSTVEKGVNECTRLTKIYEKKKAELERQHEQVRQRLEAERTKIKASLMAEYSSRCSKFESGELPLSPSGGTSMPESLSGNTY